In Fusarium fujikuroi IMI 58289 draft genome, chromosome FFUJ_chr08, one genomic interval encodes:
- a CDS encoding related to sec7-domain protein: MAFRRRRGNLSDDTEKRRHTLFEPSASGDPPPPVPSQPDHSDDDGQGPGESSRPQQPRELARESTTSRPEGLPESQTESRPGSRPDTPPIQEENSKHHRFSVLRFRNASDSQLSLRAKQQSEKPPPVPRPPEIITTAPTNDFNGPKKKSSRIGLTARFRRSTDLPREDVNTNNGTGRQKTLRKSFTDDRRRPTLATLEEPESPRPSTTATTSSPNGTILTPPNRPSESSRSDASSNDRLSHQSSSYQSPETTPKKSGPFFRLRRHKKAPEPLFPFAHLQQQGKAPPGISSASSLGISTTPRPASAQSGRTAGGNTTKGDSDLRSGQSPATTLVAPGGIQSGHSSPTRGDLLRGRSSTMSSMGRDSNDDHLLPPTTRTSSSTGRKSFGDLFGLSRLRQNSELSRQGTMTPTTPGSIGSKNNSLQLARDSFVLPERNEDESPAKYLARVEEVASRGIIAATLSKSADPFMTSVLRSYMRSFSFFGDPMDMAIRKLLMEAELPKETQQIDRCLQAFANRYHECNPGIYSSPDQAYFIAFSLLILHTDVFNKNNKHKMQKADYLKNTNGEGIFDDILECFYDNITYTPFIHVEDDLDPTSDRYASHKSRRKPLISSTVNDPAKRAVKEPIDPYTLILDGSLDALRPNLKDAMELEDHYNYLGSATSLNLKDLQKTFFRTGVLQIVSARSRPDAFMTEQTASNPAEAHPGIVDIKVTKVGLLWRKDAKKRKARSPWQEWGAILTGAQLYFFRNTGWVKSLMHQYENHIKAGHDGTPLIFTPPLQEFKPDGLMSTYAAVALHDTAYKKHKNAFVYVRQGGLEEVLLADNEEEMNDWLAKLNYAAAFRTTGVKMRGVIGGNYDGQSRRGLRRLDSADAATLIQTPTGPVSIARSRIDHKMAEDISAARRDVMKQKIAEADEHVQEIQKQLEHQLRNARHLLILAPIQPRTREQLLSAAARISAQLKWTRQDMWKHKCHRDILIQDLEEEHPSSTFTPTKQQSNRLSQRTGSPTPRGNVGRRGSRSTHHSGTEAGPRTPTESQVVQVPNTAEVTEDVDSPLDQVFTTPPQSATKRRHSSRDLSFVRPEAASTRHGSISSIAQSPIASLPSTPLVKPPSAQDESNKPPLRKEDDGNHDPDADEQDFLEQAGLLEQRPSRDPTDKATVSTGADVPGESGTSTDKGDRSKIRRSLQRTLREGAGHLSHHRGSRKGKEVAGSGEESTQEHQLSRGTGSFVVHGKKASVINFGDGLQNMTHDEKIRARKSSQQQDPPLSPMPSGPEDEDFYSAVGVPVESSERRESIASASTATARSFRELHRKYSTAQAARSTSAGGRLTIPSDTESEVAVSFSDGRRSPLPPMETETDEESDGTGLRRGRSIKKDDLDSRDSDSESLQDIEQLPSRPVQPVNA; the protein is encoded by the exons ATGGCTTTTCGTCGCCGCCGAGGCAACTTGTCTGATGACACTGAAAAACGTCGACATACACTCTTCGAACCCAGCGCATCCGgcgatcctcctcctccagttCCTTCTCAGCCCGACCACAGCGATGACGACGGACAAGGACCTGGAGAGTCTTCCCGCCCGCAGCAACCTCGTGAGTTAGCTCGCGAATCAACAACTAGCCGTCCTGAAGGCCTCCCCGAGAGTCAAACCGAGAGTCGCCCTGGAAGTCGCCCAGACACCCCTCCTATACaagaagaaaacagcaaacaTCATCGCTTCTCCGTCCTGCGTTTCCGAAACGCGAGTGATTCTCAACTGTCTCTACGAGCCAAGCAACAATCCGAGAAGCCGCCGCCCGTTCCGCGAC CACCCGAAATCATTACCACCGCTCCAACAAACGACTTCAATGGGCCGAAAAAGAAATCGTCACGGATAGGCCTGACTGCTAGGTTCCGTCGCTCGACGGATTTACCCCGTGAGGACGTCAATACCAACAATGGAACGGGACGCCAGAAGACACTTCGGAAATCCTTTACTGATGACAGAAGGCGCCCCACGCTCGCTACACTGGAGGAACCTGAATCCCCGCGACCATCGACAACAGCTACAACAAGTAGTCCTAATGGTACAATCTTAACACCTCCAAACCGCCCTTCCGAGTCATCCAGGTCTGATGCTAGCTCCAACGATCGCTTGTCTCACCAGAGTTCGTCCTATCAGAGTCCGGAGACGACACCCAAGAAATCAGGCCCGTTCTTTCGATTGCGACGGCATAAGAAAGCACCAGAGCCCCTCTTTCCATTTGCGCAtcttcaacagcaaggaAAAGCACCCCCAGGCATTTCCTCGGCTTCATCCCTTGGAATTTCCACGACCCCACGTCCAGCTTCCGCCCAGAGCGGCCGAACAGCTGGCGGAAACACTACCAAAGGAGATTCCGATTTGAGGTCAGGCCAATCACCTGCGACTACTCTGGTGGCACCTGGGGGGATCCAGTCGGGGCATTCTTCACCCACTAGGGGCGATCTATTGAGAGGAAGGTCCTCTACTATGAGTTCGATGGGCCGTGACTCTAACGACGATCACCTTCTACCGCCGACGACACGAACGTCGTCCTCTACTGGTCGTAAAAGCTTTGGTGATTTGTTTGGCCTCAGTCGTTTGCGGCAGAACTCAGAACTTAGTCGCCAGGGCACGATGACTCCTACGACCCCCGGTTCCATTGGATCTAAAAACAACTCACTCCAGCTTGCCAGGGACTCCTTTGTTCTTCCAGAACGCAATGAAGATGAATCACCCGCCAAGTACCTTGCGCGGGTCGAAGAAGTTGCCAGCCGAGGCATCATTGCTGCGACTCTTTCAAAAAGCGCTGATCCATTCATGACTTCAGTCCTTCGGAGCTACATGCGCAGTTTTAGCTTCTTTGGTGATCCTATGGATATGGCTATTCGGAAACTGCTCATGGAAGCTGAGCTACCTAAGGAAACACAGCAGATCGACCGCTGCTTACAAGCGTTTGCTAACCGCTATCATGAGTGTAACCCAGGCATTTACTCATCGCCTGATCAGGCGTACTTCATTGCATTCTCCCTACTCATTCTACATACCGATGTTTTCAACAAGAATAACAAGCACAAAATGCAAAAAGCTGATTACCTGAAGAACACAAACGGAGAGGGCATATTTGACGACATTCTGGAATGTTTTTATGATAACATAACTTATACCCCTTTTATTCACGTTGAGGATGATTTAGACCCTACAAGCGACCGCTATGCTTCACATAAATCTCGACGAAAACCTCTGATCTCCTCTACAGTCAACGACCCCGCAAAACGAGCTGTCAAGGAGCCTATCGATCCCTATACCCTGATCTTGGACGGAAGCCTTGATGCTCTGAGACCAAACTTGAAAGATGCCATGGAGCTGGAGGATCACTACAATTACCTAGGCTCTGCGACTAGCCTGAACTTGAAGGATTTGCAGAAAACGTTTTTTAGAACAGGTGTACTGCAGATCGTGTCGGCCCGGTCTCGACCCGACGCTTTCATGACGGAACAGACAGCTAGCAACCCGGCCGAGGCACATCCCGGTATCGTCGACATCAAGGTCACCAAGGTTGGATTACTTTGGCGGAAAGATGCGAAGAAACGCAAGGCAAGGTCTCCGTGGCAGGAATGGGGCGCCATTCTTACTGGGGCGCAGCTCTACTTCTTCCGCAACACAGGCTGGGTGAAGTCTCTAATGCATCAGTATGAGAACCACATCAAGGCGGGACATGATGGAACACCGTTGATCTTCACACCTCCACTTCAAGAGTTCAAACCAGATGGTCTCATGTCAACTTATGCTGCCGTGGCCCTCCATGATACGGCGTATaagaagcacaagaacgCTTTCGTCTACGTGCGGCAGGGTGGTCTAGAAGAAGTGCTATTGGCAgataatgaagaagaaatgaaCGACTGGCTCGCGAAACTCAATTATGCTGCCGCCTTCCGGACTACGGGTGTTAAGATGCGTGGTGTCATTGGCGGCAACTATGACGGGCAGAGTCGCCGAGGTTTACGTCGATTGGATAGCGCTGATGCTGCCACCCTCATCCAGACACCAACCGGGCCAGTGTCAATCGCGAGGAGTCGAATAGACCATAAAATGGCCGAAGATATCTCAGCTGCTCGAAGAGACgtgatgaagcagaagatTGCTGAAGCAGATGAACATGTGCAGGAGATTCAGAAACAGCTGGAGCACCAGCTCAGGAACGCACGCCACCTGCTAATCCTCGCGCCCATCCAGCCAAGAACGAGGGAACAGCTTTTATCTGCTGCTGCACGGATATCTGCTCAGCTCAAGTGGACGCGTCAAGATATGTGGAAACACAAATGCCACCGTGATATCTTGATACAGGATCTCGAAGAAGAACACCCATCCTCGACCTTTACTCCTACCAAGCAACAGTCAAACCGACTTTCACAGAGAACAGGGTCACCTACGCCACGGGGCAATGTGGGACGTAGAGGATCGCGGTCAACGCATCATTCTGGAACCGAGGCCGGCCCAAGAACACCCACCGAGTCTCAGGTCGTCCAAGTCCCTAACACAGCCGAAGTCACGGAGGATGTCGATTCACCTCTGGACCAGGTCTTCACAACACCTCCTCAGAGTGCCACTAAACGCCGGCATAGCTCACGCGATCTCTCCTTTGTTCGACCAGAAGCTGCTAGCACCAGGCATGGGTCAATATCTAGTATCGCCCAGTCTCCCATAGCATCCCTCCCTTCCACACCGCTAGTAAAACCCCCTTCGGCCCAAGATGAAAGTAACAAGCCGCCATTGCGCAAGGAGGACGACGGAAACCATGATCCTGACGCCGATGAACAAGACTTTCTGGAGCAGGCCGGCCTACTTGAACAACGACCCAGCCGTGACCCTACAGACAAAGCAACTGTTTCAACAGGTGCTGATGTACCTGGGGAGTCTGGGACATCCACAGACAAGGGTGACAGGAGCAAAATTCGCCGCAGTCTCCAACGCACTCTTCGAGAGGGTGCTGGGCATCTCTCGCACCACCGTGGCAGccgcaagggcaaggaggTCGCTGGGTCAGGGGAAGAATCGACCCAAGAGCATCAACTTTCCAGAGGCACGGGGAGCTTCGTGGTGCATGGTAAGAAAGCATCAGTCATTAACTTCGGTGATGGCCTGCAGAATATGACCCACGATGAGAAAATCCGTGCTCGAAAGTCCTCACAGCAGCAAGATCCTCCGCTGTCGCCAATGCCTAGTGGgccagaggatgaagacttcTACTCTGCCGTTGGTGTGCCAGTGGAGTCGAGCGAGCGTAGGGAATCCATTGCAAGTGCAAGCACTGCAACCGCACGAAGCTTCCGCGAACTGCATAGGAAGTATTCGACCGCCCAAGCAGCTAGAAGCACATCAGCTGGCGGTAGATTAACAATACCGTCGGATACGGAGAGTGAGGTTGCAGTCAGCTTCTCAGATGGGCGCCGCAGTCCCCTGCCTCCTATGGAGACAGAGACGGACGAGGAGTCAGACGGTACCGGTTTAAGAAGAGGCCGAAGCATCAAGAAGGACGATCTTGACAGTCGAGACTCGGATTCTGAGTCACTTCAGGATATAGAGCAGCTTCCGAGCCGGCCCGTGCAGCCCGTTAACGCCTGA
- a CDS encoding related to signal recognition particle 72 kDa protein — protein sequence MPQDPAAALSALLRQSSVEDHDEALKIANAALKANKNDVDSQHTRIIALLKLDRFDDALRAIADGSPALHARIALEHAYALYKTGKLQEATSVLQAFGLEKKRSLQHVAAQVAYRAERFDEACNIYSRLLDTHPADEENDISINLRAAFAQSSWLGYSVTDKISVQDSDGFELCYNAACAHIANGSLETAADLLQRASRLCDASDDLTDEDKQAEMRPILAQQAYVFAKLGKLKEALDLYNSLSSAKEEDPDLALIIGNNLVTLEPKDENPYLLERRFSTLTAEARNAKLFQHQSDILRRNRLTVDLQILKGAGVKRRTDALLAEAKHPLTAAETSILSVLNAAASAQGTSGKQLLNNLQGLTQKRPHDVGLVLTIVQIQLNEGKVGSALSILESFLQRLEKNETDDSQNARFSSGLVALTVTLLRTQGRESSAKAELVKAATYWQSRPASSAVSLLEEAGIELMKSSNAQDLQLAGTSFQKLIDERKGSDIAAAGLVASLAPSNPSRVEKHLQNLPPVDSLVEGIDVTALLSAGVATAASKTGFSTLKRSAPSGPSEKTSKRRRKIRLPKNYVEGTKPDPERWLPLRDRSSYRPKGKKGKKKAVDSTQGGIVKEEETLELVGGGGVKVEKAPPPSKKKKKGKK from the exons ATGCCTCAAGACCCTGCTGCCGCCCTCAGCGCCTTGTTGCGCCAATCCTCCGTCGAAGATCACGACGAGGCCCTCAAGATTGCCAACGCTGCACTCAAAGCTAACAAGAACGATGTCGACAGCCAACACACCCGTATCATCGCCTTGCTGAAGCTCGATCGATTCGACGATGCTTTGCGCGCCATTGCTGATGGCTCCCCCGCCCTCCACGCACGAATTGCCCTCGAACATGCCTATGCTCTCTACAAGACGGGGAAGCTTCAAGAGGCTACTTCTGTCCTTCAGGCTTTCGGTctagagaagaagaggagtcTACAGCATGTTGCCGCACAAGTTGCTTACCGTGCTGAGCGCTTCGATGAGGCTTGCAACATCTACAGCCGTCTACTCGACACCCATCCcgcagatgaggagaacgatatcagcatcaaccttCGGGCCGCTTTTGCCCAGTCTAGTTGGTTGGGATACTCGGTCACTGACAAGATTTCCGTCCAAGACTCTGATGGATTTGAACTGTGTTATAACGCTGCATGTGCACATATTGCCAACGGCTCTCTTGAGACTGCAGCCGATCTATTGCAGCGTGCAAGTCGACTGTGTGATGCCTCCGATGATTTGACAGATGAGGACAAGCAGGCGGAAATGCGGCCGATTCTTGCACAGCAGGCCTACGTCTTTGCCAAGTTgggcaagctcaaggaggctCTCGATCTTTATAACTCTCTATCAAGCGCAAA agaagaagatcccGATCTGGCACTAATAATTGGCAACAACCTGGTCACTTTGGAACCAAAGGACGAGAACCCCTATCTTCTCGAGCGAAGATTCTCGACCCTGACGGCCGAGGCAAGAAATGccaagctcttccagcaCCAGTCTGATATCTTGCGACGCAACCGACTAACCGTCGACTTGCAAATCCTCAAGGGTGCCGGAGTCAAGCGTCGCACCGATGCCCTTCTCGCCGAAGCAAAACATCCCTTGACAGCTGCTGAAACTAGCATCCTCTCTGTTCTTAACGCTGCCGCCAGCGCACAAGGAACATCCGGGAAGCAACTTCTGAACAATTTACAAGGACTGACCCAGAAGAGACCACATGATGTCGGTCTAGTGTTAACTATTGTGCAAATACAACTCAATGAAGGAAAAGTAGGCTCTGCTCTGTCTATTCTTGAGTCTTTCCTTCAGCGTCTCGAAAAGAACGAGACTGATGATTCTCAAAATGCTCGATTCAGCTCTGGTCTTGTTGCCCTTACTGTGACCCTTTTGAGGACACAGGGGCGGGAATCTTCGGCAAAGGCTGAACTTGTCAAGGCCGCTACATACTGGCAGTCACGCCCGGCTAGCTCAGCTGTCTCACTCCTCGAAGAGGCTGGCATCGAACTAATGAAGTCATCCAACGCCCAGGATTTGCAACTCGCGGGCACTTCATTCCAGAAACTAATCGATGAGCGGAAGGGCTCGGACATTGCTGCAGCTGGCCTTGTCGCATCCTTGGCTCCCTCAAACCCCTCTCGTGTGGAAAAGCACCTCCAGAACCTCCCTCCTGTGGATTCGCTTGTCGAGGGCATCGATGTTACAGCTCTCCTCAGCGCTGGTGTTGCCACCGCAGCCAGTAAGACAGGTTTCTCAACTTTGAAGCGCTCCGCTCCTTCAGGGCCATCCGAAAAGACAAGCAAGCGACGCAGAAAGATCCGCCTTCCCAAGAACTATGTCGAGGGTACCAAGCCCGACCCTGAGCGCTGGCTGCCTTTGCGTGACAGAAGCTCGTACCGtcccaagggcaagaagggtaagaagaaggctgttgATTCAACACAGGGAGGAATCgtgaaggaagaggagactCTGGAGCTTGTAGGCGGAGGAGgtgtcaaggttgagaaggcgCCTCCGccctccaagaagaagaagaagggtaagAAATAG
- a CDS encoding related to carboxypeptidase has translation MRLPLLAASMLLLQASSAHAAGIDTHRAVPDLQSNENNNNDANKRLFPFLSKLRDKAIETVFGRHPSRNTPPPVINQLRAQYLNQLVLRFNVTTSHEEGALADAAARLFLDVWAFTDDYVDIRLHADEVRPLLSLLPKTLHASHSVLIPDLAAAVYKSLPIGGNPTYYDPKPAPPVLKVASSPGDNLFFQDYQSLPVVMRWMRLLEAMFPSYVKYINIGKSYEGRDIPALRVGIPNTAPDAPRRKTIMIMGGSHAREWISTSTVNYLAWSFITSYGKERMITKLLDEFDLVFLPIANPDGFEYTWHIDRLWRKTRQQTNLQFCRGLDLDRAYGYEWDGSQVQRDPCSESYGGEKPFQAVEAVHIADWARNQTWNNNVRFVGLIDLHSYSQQILYPYSYTCSVDPPNLENLEELAAGIAKSIRLSNGESYTVASACEGAVSAREFSGGRYWSRIESGGGSAVDWFYHEMRAHYSYQLKLRDTGSYGFLLPKEHIVPTGEEIFNAMKYYGDYLLGNNGIESITEAEEDGKVEMHENQPVQGSEQNPTVGQELRRRRLRR, from the coding sequence ATGAGGTTACCTTTACTGGCAGCGAGTATGCTGCTTCTGCAGGCCTCCAGCGCCCACGCCGCTGGTATCGATACACATCGTGCCGTCCCAGATTTACAAAGTAACgagaataataataatgACGCGAACAAACGACTATTCCCTTTCCTTTCTAAACTTCGCGACAAGGCTATCGAGACCGTCTTCGGACGTCATCCGAGTAGAAACACCCCGCCGCCCGTCATCAATCAACTACGCGCACAATACCTCAATCAGTTGGTCCTGCGCTTCAACGTCACTACCTCGCACGAAGAGGGAGCCCTTGCCGATGCCGCTGCTCGACTGTTTCTCGATGTCTGGGCCTTTACCGATGACTATGTCGACATCCGCCTACACGCTGACGAGGTTCGACCTCTGCTGAGCTTGCTTCCCAAGACGCTACATGCATCGCACTCGGTTCTGATCCCGGATTTGGCCGCCGCCGTCTATAAATCACTGCCTATCGGAGGAAACCCAACTTATTACGATCCTAAGCCCGCCCCTCCGGTCCTGAAAGTCGCTTCTTCGCCTGGAGACAACCTCTTTTTCCAGGATTACCAGTCTCTGCCAGtcgtgatgagatggatgcgTCTCCTTGAGGCTATGTTTCCATCCTACGTCAAGTACATTAACATCGGCAAGTCATACGAAGGCCGCGATATTCCTGCCCTGCGAGTGGGGATTCCGAACACAGCACCGGATGCGCCTCGGCGCAAAACAATCATGATCATGGGCGGCTCTCATGCTCGCGAATGGATCTCAACGAGTACTGTCAACTATCTGGCGTGGTCCTTCATCACTAGCTATGGTAAAGAACGGATGATCACAAAGCTGTTGGATGAGTTCGACTTGGTCTTCCTCCCAATTGCGAACCCTGATGGTTTCGAGTATACCTGGCATATCGATCGGCTCTGGCGCAAAACACGACAACAGACTAACCTTCAGTTTTGCCGTGGACTGGACCTGGACCGAGCTTACGGGTACGAGTGGGATGGCTCACAGGTTCAACGGGACCCATGCTCTGAGAGTTACGGAGGAGAGAAGCCTTTTCAGGCCGTTGAAGCGGTGCACATTGCCGATTGGGCGCGGAACCAAACCTGGAACAATAATGTTCGATTTGTCGGCTTGATTGATTTACATTCATACTCTCAGCAAATTCTCTATCCTTACTCTTACACTTGCTCTGTCGACCCTCCCAATCTGGAGAATTTGGAAGAGCTTGCTGCAGGTATTGCGAAGTCTATCCGTCTATCAAATGGAGAGTCGTACACGGTCGCATCAGCGTGTGAGGGTGCGGTCTCAGCTCGCGAATTCAGCGGTGGTCGTTACTGGTCTCGCATCGAATCTGGCGGTGGATCAGCTGTCGACTGGTTCTATCATGAAATGCGAGCCCACTACAGCTACCAGCTCAAGCTTCGAGATACCGGTAGCTACGGCTTTCTGCTTCCCAAAGAACACATTGTTCCAACGGGGGAAGAGATATTCAATGCGATGAAGTATTACGGAGACTATCTCTTGGGTAACAATGGCATCGAGTCCATTACTGAGGCTGAAGAGGATGGCAAGGTGGAGATGCATGAAAATCAGCCAGTCCAAGGTTCTGAGCAAAACCCGACCGTAGGACAGGAgctaagaaggagaaggcttCGTAGGTGA